The following proteins are encoded in a genomic region of Gammaproteobacteria bacterium:
- a CDS encoding NupC/NupG family nucleoside CNT transporter, whose translation MNIIMGIVGIVTLILIALAFSENRQAINIRTVVLAFIIQASLGAFVLYVPAGQSILSAIAGAVQGVIDSAQAGLNFMFGGLVSNKMFEVFGGGGFVFALRVLPIIIFFSALISVLYYLGVMQFIIRVLGGALQRALKISRTESLSATANVFVGQTEAPLVVRPYIANMTRSELFAVMVGGLASVAGSVLAGYASLGIELKYLVAASFMAAPGGLLMAKLIVPETKTPTETLDDASEEQKPANVIDAAASGAASGLQLALNVGAMLLAFIGLIALLNGMVGWVAALVGFDGVTIQQLLGYAFAPLAFLIGVPWSEAIQAGSFIGQKLIVNEFVAYIDFVSVKDSLSAHTQAIVTFALCGFANLSSIAILLGGLGAMAPTRRTELAQLGMKAVLAGSLSNLMSATLAGLFLAL comes from the coding sequence ATGAATATAATAATGGGTATAGTTGGTATTGTTACACTAATACTTATCGCGCTAGCCTTTTCTGAAAACCGCCAGGCCATCAACATTCGAACTGTTGTTTTAGCTTTTATAATTCAAGCTAGCTTAGGCGCGTTTGTGTTGTATGTACCAGCAGGACAATCAATACTCTCAGCAATCGCTGGAGCCGTTCAAGGGGTCATCGACAGCGCCCAAGCTGGGCTAAACTTTATGTTTGGCGGCCTGGTCAGTAATAAAATGTTTGAAGTATTTGGCGGCGGTGGTTTTGTTTTTGCCTTACGCGTATTGCCAATCATTATCTTCTTCTCTGCGTTAATCTCAGTACTTTACTACCTGGGTGTGATGCAATTCATCATCCGAGTACTTGGTGGTGCACTACAACGCGCCCTTAAAATTAGCCGCACAGAATCATTATCAGCTACTGCTAATGTTTTTGTCGGTCAAACTGAAGCTCCGTTAGTTGTTCGCCCATACATTGCCAACATGACTCGTTCAGAGTTGTTTGCTGTAATGGTTGGTGGTCTAGCATCAGTGGCAGGTTCAGTACTTGCTGGTTATGCAAGTCTTGGCATTGAACTGAAATACTTGGTTGCTGCTTCATTTATGGCTGCACCTGGTGGCTTGTTAATGGCAAAACTGATTGTGCCAGAAACCAAGACTCCGACTGAAACATTAGACGACGCGAGTGAAGAGCAAAAACCTGCGAACGTAATTGACGCAGCTGCTTCTGGCGCCGCATCAGGTCTGCAATTAGCATTAAATGTTGGCGCAATGCTACTAGCATTCATCGGCCTTATCGCCTTATTAAACGGCATGGTTGGTTGGGTTGCTGCGCTAGTTGGTTTTGATGGCGTGACCATTCAACAACTACTAGGTTATGCCTTTGCCCCTCTAGCGTTCTTAATTGGTGTTCCTTGGAGCGAAGCAATTCAAGCTGGTAGCTTCATTGGTCAGAAACTAATTGTTAACGAATTCGTTGCTTACATCGACTTTGTTTCAGTTAAAGACAGTTTATCAGCACATACTCAAGCGATTGTTACTTTTGCTTTGTGTGGTTTTGCTAACCTATCTTCAATTGCAATTTTGCTTGGCGGACTAGGTGCTATGGCACCAACACGTCGTACCGAGCTAGCACAGCTTGGTATGAAAGCTGTTTTAGCTGGTAGCTTGTCAAACCTAATGAGCGCGACTCTTGCTGGGTTATTCTTAGCTCTTTAA
- a CDS encoding DUF4136 domain-containing protein, whose amino-acid sequence MKSVSVMLVLVVVSLAGCASRANVDYDQAFNFEKITTYAWLEPATVGTDPTQLFLSQLSHRRMVYAIDNQLMTKDLIKVARHKADVLVSYQASVVKQVLPQLQPQLAYTLGFGHHFHRNYFGLSYQLDPAYRRYDERRLVIDIFSPNQQLIWRGGLSLPIKTRLNPVERAQEINQTVAKILASFPPALESETDK is encoded by the coding sequence ATGAAATCAGTTTCGGTCATGCTTGTCCTCGTTGTTGTAAGCTTAGCTGGGTGCGCTAGCCGCGCCAACGTCGATTACGATCAAGCTTTTAATTTCGAGAAAATCACCACGTATGCGTGGCTTGAACCGGCCACTGTGGGCACCGATCCAACGCAACTTTTTTTAAGTCAATTGTCACATCGACGGATGGTTTATGCGATAGATAACCAACTGATGACTAAAGATCTGATCAAAGTAGCGCGTCACAAAGCTGATGTACTCGTGAGTTACCAAGCGTCGGTGGTCAAGCAGGTGTTACCGCAATTACAGCCTCAATTAGCCTATACATTGGGATTTGGACATCATTTTCATCGCAATTATTTTGGGTTAAGCTATCAGTTAGATCCCGCTTATCGTCGGTATGATGAAAGACGTTTGGTCATTGATATATTTAGCCCTAATCAGCAGCTGATTTGGCGAGGTGGCTTGAGTTTACCGATAAAAACACGCCTAAACCCAGTTGAGCGGGCTCAAGAAATAAACCAAACGGTGGCTAAAATTCTTGCGAGCTTCCCGCCGGCATTGGAGAGCGAGACTGATAAATAA
- a CDS encoding outer membrane protein assembly factor BamE, with protein sequence MTFKSLSKWLLVATITVTLPSCAFVDWLVYKQDLPQGNFIEQKDVNKLRIEMSKQQVAFLIGRPILDDTFGGDNWRYIYRFKSGHNAKVTYKELILTFKQNKLTSAEGDYQLSDEFSTPLAQ encoded by the coding sequence ATGACGTTTAAATCACTTTCAAAATGGCTACTAGTAGCCACAATCACCGTAACCTTGCCTTCATGTGCTTTTGTTGATTGGCTGGTCTATAAACAAGATTTACCACAAGGTAATTTTATTGAACAAAAAGATGTAAATAAACTACGCATTGAAATGAGCAAGCAGCAAGTGGCTTTCTTGATTGGTCGTCCGATCCTTGATGACACCTTTGGTGGCGATAATTGGCGTTATATTTATCGCTTTAAATCAGGCCACAATGCCAAAGTAACCTATAAAGAACTAATCCTTACTTTTAAGCAAAACAAGCTGACTAGCGCCGAGGGCGACTACCAACTTAGTGATGAGTTTTCGACGCCTTTAGCTCAATAA
- a CDS encoding UDP-2,3-diacylglucosamine diphosphatase — protein sequence MTKTLFIADLHLSEERADISELFFHFLRTEAIQAQALYILGDLFEVWIGDDNITPLTTQVARELKHLHDSGVEIFFIHGNRDFLLGPKYAKKASITLLPQLQTINLYGKNVLIMHGDSLCTLDVEYQKFRTKSRRRWWQLMILSLPLAVRRAIARRARNRSAQVNSTKSMTIMDVTQSEVVNQMKIAEVDVLIHGHTHRPDTHTFNIGSQASTRIVLGDWYTQGSVLTVTSDGFTLTNQPFI from the coding sequence ATGACTAAAACTCTTTTTATCGCTGACTTGCATTTAAGTGAAGAGCGCGCAGACATTAGCGAGCTTTTTTTTCATTTTTTACGCACCGAAGCAATTCAAGCACAAGCATTGTATATTCTTGGCGATCTGTTCGAAGTTTGGATAGGCGACGACAATATAACCCCTCTGACGACACAAGTCGCCCGTGAGTTAAAACATTTGCACGACAGTGGCGTTGAAATATTTTTTATTCACGGTAATCGTGACTTTTTACTCGGCCCTAAATATGCAAAAAAGGCCAGCATCACCTTATTGCCTCAATTACAGACGATCAATCTTTATGGCAAGAATGTCTTAATCATGCATGGCGATAGCTTGTGCACATTAGACGTTGAATATCAAAAGTTTCGCACTAAAAGTCGCCGCCGTTGGTGGCAACTAATGATTTTATCACTGCCTTTAGCAGTGCGACGCGCTATTGCTCGTCGGGCGAGAAACCGCTCAGCACAAGTAAACTCGACCAAATCCATGACCATTATGGATGTAACACAGTCCGAGGTTGTCAACCAAATGAAAATAGCTGAAGTCGACGTATTAATTCACGGCCATACTCACCGTCCAGACACCCATACATTTAATATAGGTTCTCAAGCTTCAACCCGAATAGTGTTAGGTGATTGGTATACTCAAGGCAGTGTTTTAACGGTAACGTCGGATGGTTTCACACTAACAAATCAGCCATTTATCTAA
- a CDS encoding peptidylprolyl isomerase, with protein sequence MITLFTNFGQIKIETFADKAPATVANFEQYVKDGFYDGTIFHRVIDGFMVQGGGFASGMEEKDTVSSIQNEANNGLKNKKGTLAMARTQDPHSASAQFFINLSDNDFLNFTSESTQGWGYCVFAEVVEGMDIVEKIKSVDTGNRGHHQDVPLDEVIIEKAELS encoded by the coding sequence ATGATTACATTGTTCACTAACTTCGGTCAGATCAAGATTGAAACTTTTGCCGACAAAGCACCTGCAACTGTCGCCAATTTCGAACAGTATGTTAAAGATGGTTTCTATGACGGCACCATTTTTCACCGTGTAATTGACGGTTTTATGGTTCAAGGCGGCGGTTTCGCTTCGGGCATGGAAGAAAAAGACACTGTTTCTTCAATCCAGAATGAAGCAAACAACGGCCTGAAAAACAAAAAAGGCACCCTAGCGATGGCTCGTACTCAAGATCCGCATTCTGCTAGCGCTCAGTTTTTCATCAACCTGTCAGACAATGATTTCTTAAACTTTACCAGCGAAAGCACTCAAGGCTGGGGTTATTGCGTATTTGCTGAAGTTGTTGAAGGCATGGATATTGTTGAAAAAATCAAATCAGTTGATACCGGTAACCGTGGCCATCATCAAGATGTTCCTCTGGATGAAGTTATTATCGAAAAAGCAGAATTGAGCTAA
- a CDS encoding cysteine--tRNA ligase — translation MLSIYNTLTRQKEVFKPIEPGKVGMYVCGVTTYDHCHIGHGRTYVFFDTIVRYLRFSGYSVKYVRNITDVDDKIIARANQNGEHFLALTERFTEIMHDNFKSLNMVEPDVEPKVSTHITEIIDLIERLIDRNHAYVATNGDVLFSVPSYEAYGQLSRQDLDMLQAGSRVDVVQEKQNPMDFVLWKMAKPQEPSWSSPWGEGRPGWHIECSAMNAKHLGLKFDIHGGGSDLTFPHHENEIAQSCCAYDTNYVNTWVHSGMVQVDKEKMSKSLGNFFTISDVLEVFDGETIRFFLLNGHYRSQLNYSEDNLHQGRSALERLYTALRGITLTTDVDMDNDYASRFKTAMDDDFNTPEALPVLFELAKEINRCKDSDSAKASELAAILVNLGAVLGVLQADPESFLQGDNADDESAAIEALIVKRNDARAAKDWAAADAARNELTAMGIVLEDSAGVTSWRRL, via the coding sequence ATGCTATCGATTTACAATACGCTGACGCGCCAAAAAGAAGTTTTTAAGCCGATTGAACCTGGCAAAGTAGGCATGTATGTTTGTGGTGTTACCACCTATGATCATTGCCATATTGGACATGGCCGCACTTATGTGTTTTTTGACACCATCGTGCGTTACCTACGTTTTAGCGGCTACAGCGTCAAATACGTGCGTAACATTACCGATGTTGATGACAAAATCATTGCCCGTGCCAACCAAAATGGTGAACACTTTTTGGCTTTAACCGAGCGTTTTACCGAGATTATGCATGACAACTTTAAGTCGCTTAATATGGTTGAACCTGACGTAGAACCTAAAGTATCGACCCATATCACTGAAATTATCGATTTAATCGAACGTTTGATTGACCGTAATCATGCGTATGTTGCAACGAATGGCGACGTTTTATTTTCGGTACCAAGTTATGAGGCTTATGGCCAGTTAAGCCGTCAAGATCTCGATATGCTGCAAGCGGGTTCACGAGTCGACGTGGTACAAGAAAAACAAAACCCAATGGATTTTGTGTTGTGGAAAATGGCCAAACCCCAAGAGCCGAGTTGGTCATCACCATGGGGTGAAGGGCGCCCAGGTTGGCACATTGAATGTTCAGCGATGAACGCCAAGCATCTTGGTTTGAAATTTGACATTCATGGTGGCGGTTCCGATTTAACCTTCCCACATCATGAAAATGAGATAGCTCAGTCATGCTGCGCCTATGATACTAACTATGTTAATACCTGGGTTCATTCGGGTATGGTGCAAGTTGATAAAGAAAAAATGTCCAAATCACTGGGTAACTTCTTTACCATTAGTGATGTGTTAGAAGTCTTTGACGGTGAAACCATTCGGTTCTTTTTGCTTAATGGCCATTACCGTAGCCAGCTAAACTACAGTGAAGACAACTTACATCAAGGCCGTTCGGCTTTAGAACGCCTATATACGGCATTGCGCGGTATTACGCTGACGACAGACGTTGACATGGACAACGACTACGCTAGCCGTTTTAAAACTGCGATGGATGACGATTTTAATACACCGGAGGCTTTGCCGGTATTATTTGAATTGGCCAAAGAGATTAATCGTTGTAAAGACAGCGATAGTGCCAAAGCGAGTGAGTTGGCCGCTATTCTCGTCAACTTGGGTGCTGTGCTTGGTGTCTTACAAGCTGATCCTGAAAGTTTTCTGCAAGGTGACAACGCCGATGACGAAAGTGCGGCGATTGAAGCGCTTATTGTCAAACGTAACGACGCGCGCGCTGCCAAAGACTGGGCTGCTGCCGATGCGGCACGTAATGAACTGACTGCAATGGGAATTGTGCTGGAAGATAGCGCTGGTGTTACCAGTTGGCGTCGCCTATAA
- a CDS encoding DUF3581 family protein: MNLAQYYCQNDRTFSFSRQQASDFAKQIAGDFNPLHDVETKKFCVPGDLLFSLALDKLGVSKQMNFTFCGMVSDNLELDYNDKAAEQLSIIDSADKEYLKIDRSGELSGDSQLANSLAQRYVEFSGDTFPNILLPLMEQNNVMINPARPLVIYESMSISLNRLDFINPSLEVTHTELEVNGKRGRAILQFCFKVGDEVVGQGEKRMALSGLREFDAEIMTKVVADYQARKAGYNQ; the protein is encoded by the coding sequence ATGAATCTAGCTCAGTATTATTGTCAAAACGATCGCACATTTTCTTTTAGTCGTCAGCAGGCCAGTGATTTCGCGAAACAAATTGCCGGTGATTTTAATCCGTTGCACGATGTCGAAACCAAAAAGTTTTGCGTACCGGGTGATTTACTCTTTAGCTTAGCATTGGACAAACTCGGTGTGAGCAAGCAGATGAATTTCACCTTTTGTGGCATGGTCAGTGATAATCTCGAACTCGATTATAATGACAAAGCGGCCGAGCAATTAAGCATTATTGATAGTGCTGACAAAGAATATCTTAAGATTGACCGTAGCGGTGAGTTATCGGGCGACAGTCAATTAGCTAATTCGCTGGCTCAACGTTATGTCGAGTTTTCAGGTGATACGTTTCCAAATATTTTGTTGCCATTAATGGAACAAAATAACGTGATGATCAATCCTGCGCGACCTCTAGTGATTTATGAAAGCATGTCGATTAGTTTAAACCGGCTAGACTTTATCAATCCAAGCCTTGAAGTAACGCATACTGAGCTTGAGGTTAACGGCAAACGTGGCCGCGCTATTTTACAATTCTGTTTTAAAGTGGGTGATGAAGTTGTCGGTCAAGGTGAAAAACGGATGGCACTAAGTGGCCTGCGCGAATTTGATGCTGAAATTATGACTAAAGTGGTGGCGGATTATCAAGCACGTAAAGCGGGTTATAATCAATAA
- the ndk gene encoding nucleoside-diphosphate kinase: MAIERTFSIVKPDAVAKNLIGQIYGRFETAGLKIVASKMVHLSKEKAEGFYAEHSERPFFGALVSFMTSGPVMVQVLEGENAVLKNREIMGATNPAEALAGTIRADLADSIDENAAHGSDALESAAREIAYFFSDEEVCPRTR, from the coding sequence ATGGCTATCGAACGTACTTTTTCTATCGTAAAACCTGACGCAGTTGCTAAAAACCTTATTGGTCAAATCTACGGCCGTTTCGAAACTGCTGGTCTTAAGATCGTTGCTTCTAAAATGGTTCACCTTTCTAAAGAGAAGGCTGAAGGTTTCTACGCTGAGCACAGCGAACGTCCTTTCTTTGGTGCATTGGTTTCATTCATGACGTCTGGCCCAGTGATGGTTCAGGTTTTAGAAGGCGAAAACGCTGTACTTAAAAACCGCGAAATCATGGGTGCTACTAACCCTGCTGAAGCACTAGCTGGTACTATTCGTGCTGACCTAGCTGATAGCATTGATGAAAACGCTGCTCACGGTTCTGATGCTCTAGAATCTGCTGCACGTGAAATCGCATACTTCTTCTCTGACGAAGAAGTTTGTCCACGTACTCGTTAA
- the trmG/rlmN gene encoding bifunctional tRNA (adenosine(37)-C2)-methyltransferase TrmG/ribosomal RNA large subunit methyltransferase RlmN: MKEKINLLNLDRKALRAFLSEHGEKPFRADQLMKWIYHFGVDDFDLMININKKLRDKLKQLCFIKAPEVITEQRSTDGTIKWSMAVSGGQEVEAVYIPEGDRATLCVSSQVGCALECTFCSTGAQGFNRNLSVSEIIGQVWRAAQIVGVKGVTGNRPITNVVMMGMGEPLLNLKNVVPAMELMLDDNGYGLSKRRVTLSTSGVVPALDMLGDQIDVALAISLHAPNDELRDVLVPVNKKYPIKEFLAGVARYIEKSNANRGRVTIEYVMLDHVNDSTDQAHELAQILKDTPCKINLIPFNPYPGSPYGRSSNSRIDRFNKVLMEYGFTVIVRKTRGDDIDAACGQLVGDVIDRTKRTAKKQMQGDAISVTMVR, from the coding sequence ATGAAAGAAAAAATCAATTTATTAAATCTCGATCGCAAAGCATTACGTGCTTTTTTAAGCGAACATGGCGAAAAGCCGTTTCGTGCCGATCAATTAATGAAATGGATCTATCACTTTGGTGTCGATGACTTTGATTTGATGATTAACATCAACAAAAAACTACGTGATAAGCTTAAGCAGCTATGTTTTATTAAGGCCCCTGAGGTGATTACCGAACAGCGCTCAACTGACGGCACCATCAAATGGTCAATGGCGGTGTCAGGCGGCCAGGAAGTTGAAGCTGTTTATATTCCCGAAGGCGATCGCGCGACCTTGTGTGTTTCTTCTCAAGTTGGTTGCGCACTTGAGTGCACCTTTTGTTCAACGGGCGCTCAAGGCTTTAACCGCAACTTATCGGTCAGTGAAATCATTGGTCAAGTTTGGCGTGCTGCACAAATTGTTGGCGTTAAAGGTGTTACCGGTAATCGTCCGATAACCAATGTTGTAATGATGGGCATGGGTGAACCCCTGCTAAACCTTAAAAATGTTGTGCCAGCGATGGAATTAATGCTTGATGATAATGGTTATGGCTTATCTAAACGCCGGGTTACCTTATCGACCTCTGGTGTGGTGCCAGCGCTTGACATGTTAGGTGACCAAATTGATGTTGCGCTGGCTATTTCACTGCATGCGCCAAATGACGAGCTGCGTGATGTCCTGGTGCCAGTCAATAAAAAATATCCAATTAAAGAATTTCTAGCTGGTGTTGCACGTTACATTGAAAAGTCTAATGCAAATCGTGGTCGCGTGACGATTGAATATGTGATGCTCGATCATGTTAATGATTCTACCGATCAAGCACATGAATTAGCCCAAATATTAAAAGATACGCCGTGTAAAATAAACCTGATCCCCTTTAATCCATACCCTGGTTCGCCATATGGCCGTTCGAGCAACTCTCGCATCGATCGTTTTAATAAAGTACTGATGGAATATGGTTTTACCGTTATAGTGCGTAAGACCCGAGGTGACGATATTGATGCTGCATGTGGTCAGTTAGTAGGCGATGTTATTGATCGAACTAAACGGACGGCAAAAAAGCAGATGCAAGGTGATGCTATTTCCGTCACAATGGTACGCTAG
- the pilW gene encoding type IV pilus biogenesis/stability protein PilW: protein MTCAIYVVGSPLIFTMDMMKIKNNNISAGLAVMVLTLLVSGCVTKEYVYGANNTVSERTKNNESAAMARLKLAIEYLRQDKIAAAKQNLDRAAAISPNIDGVAASYAFYYQKVGENDLADKSYRQAVRQFPENSDIRNNYGAFLCDLKRYQQAHRQFVLAINTESNNQIAQTHENAGLCALRDNNWSTAQLHLTKVLNYYPNHARALLGLAKANLELSNLIGARTQLATYNKRYIQTPESLWVQIQIEHKAQNFTMVKGLGKILLRDYPSSNAAIDYGSKDL from the coding sequence ATGACCTGTGCTATCTATGTTGTTGGCTCACCTTTGATTTTTACAATGGATATGATGAAAATAAAAAATAACAATATTAGCGCGGGACTAGCCGTTATGGTGCTGACATTATTAGTTAGTGGCTGTGTCACTAAAGAATACGTTTATGGTGCCAATAATACCGTCAGCGAACGGACCAAAAATAATGAAAGTGCCGCAATGGCAAGGCTCAAATTAGCGATTGAGTACCTGCGACAAGATAAGATAGCTGCCGCGAAGCAAAACCTCGATCGTGCCGCGGCTATTAGCCCCAATATTGACGGTGTAGCTGCAAGTTATGCTTTTTATTACCAGAAAGTCGGCGAAAATGACTTAGCCGATAAGTCATATCGCCAAGCGGTGCGTCAATTTCCTGAAAATTCTGATATTCGCAATAACTACGGTGCATTTCTGTGTGATCTTAAACGCTATCAACAGGCCCATCGACAATTTGTATTAGCAATAAACACCGAAAGCAATAACCAAATAGCTCAAACGCATGAAAATGCTGGGCTTTGCGCACTTCGTGATAACAATTGGTCCACCGCACAACTACACCTAACCAAGGTACTTAACTATTACCCTAACCATGCGCGCGCTTTGCTCGGCTTGGCCAAAGCTAACCTTGAATTAAGCAATTTAATTGGTGCCAGAACCCAACTGGCTACTTACAATAAAAGATACATTCAAACACCAGAAAGTTTATGGGTCCAGATTCAAATTGAACACAAGGCACAAAACTTCACGATGGTAAAAGGTCTTGGTAAAATATTATTACGCGACTATCCAAGCTCAAATGCAGCAATCGATTATGGATCAAAAGATTTGTGA
- a CDS encoding DUF4115 domain-containing protein — MNIKETNPIDQTPPDSGHEQLEQTLGQLLKSTRQAKNITAQEIADKLYLKLIVIQDIDNDQVDPSVNPLFSKGYIANYAKLVGLEPKPILQLFNSQYQPTTQVKGMQSFSQRTKVQLHNRYLNWVTMLIVGGFVAMIVIWWWQQADNDQPEQASVNIAAEQLDDSMPLVVADQKSQSELTSTSANDGIKNTKLDLDFSQDCWIKITDASNEVLAIGMKKAGSVLTVSGMAPLQVTLGAPAAVSITYQGEALDISRYIIDNAARFSVPLEQ, encoded by the coding sequence ATGAATATAAAAGAAACCAACCCAATAGATCAAACGCCACCAGACAGTGGCCACGAACAGCTCGAGCAAACGTTAGGTCAATTGCTTAAATCAACACGCCAGGCAAAAAATATAACGGCGCAAGAGATTGCTGATAAGCTTTATTTAAAACTAATTGTTATTCAAGATATTGATAATGATCAGGTTGATCCTAGCGTCAATCCGTTATTTAGTAAGGGTTACATTGCTAACTATGCCAAGCTTGTTGGCTTAGAACCCAAACCAATTTTGCAACTGTTCAATAGTCAATACCAACCGACTACTCAGGTTAAAGGCATGCAAAGCTTTTCCCAGCGTACCAAGGTGCAGCTCCATAATCGTTACCTTAATTGGGTAACTATGCTGATAGTCGGCGGTTTTGTCGCAATGATAGTTATATGGTGGTGGCAACAAGCTGATAATGACCAGCCAGAACAGGCCTCCGTTAATATTGCTGCTGAGCAATTAGATGACAGTATGCCTCTGGTTGTAGCCGACCAAAAAAGTCAGTCCGAACTAACGTCGACGTCAGCTAATGATGGCATCAAAAATACCAAGCTTGACTTAGATTTTAGTCAAGATTGTTGGATAAAAATAACCGATGCCAGTAATGAAGTACTGGCGATTGGAATGAAAAAGGCGGGATCTGTGCTAACGGTTAGTGGCATGGCACCGTTGCAAGTGACACTAGGCGCACCTGCAGCGGTTAGTATTACCTATCAAGGTGAAGCTTTAGATATTTCCCGCTATATCATAGATAACGCCGCTCGTTTTAGCGTACCACTGGAGCAATAA
- the ispG gene encoding flavodoxin-dependent (E)-4-hydroxy-3-methylbut-2-enyl-diphosphate synthase, which yields MHQDTGIIRRKSTRIMVGNVPIGDGAPIAVQSMTNTLTSDVAATVAQIARIEAAGADMVRVSVPTMDDAEAFKLIKQQTNIPLIADIHFDYRIALKVAEYGADCLRINPGNIGREDRIRSVVACARDMNIPIRIGVNGGSLEKDIQEKYGEPTAAALVESAMRHVDILQRLNFDQFKVSVKASDVHLAVESYRLLAKEIIQPLHLGITEAGAFRAGAVKSAIGLGMLLNDGIGDTLRVSLAADPVEEVKVGFDILKSLRIRSRGINFIACPSCSRQEFDVIATVNALEQRLEDIVMPMDVSIIGCVVNGPGEALISDIGLTGGKNMSGFYEDGIRKKERLINTNLVDALEAKIRTRVANEQLKIDIAQI from the coding sequence ATGCATCAAGACACTGGGATTATCAGACGTAAATCAACCCGCATTATGGTTGGCAACGTGCCAATTGGCGATGGTGCACCCATTGCTGTGCAATCGATGACCAATACCTTGACCAGCGATGTTGCAGCGACTGTTGCACAAATTGCTCGGATTGAAGCGGCCGGCGCTGATATGGTTCGTGTTTCTGTACCGACAATGGATGACGCCGAAGCATTTAAACTGATTAAACAGCAAACAAATATTCCTTTGATTGCCGACATTCACTTTGACTACCGCATTGCACTTAAAGTTGCTGAATATGGCGCTGACTGTTTACGGATTAACCCGGGTAATATCGGTCGTGAGGATCGTATTCGCTCAGTGGTTGCATGCGCCCGTGATATGAACATTCCGATCAGAATTGGGGTTAATGGTGGTTCGCTTGAAAAAGATATTCAGGAAAAATATGGCGAGCCAACAGCCGCCGCGTTAGTTGAGTCGGCGATGCGCCATGTCGATATTTTACAGCGACTGAACTTTGATCAATTTAAGGTGTCTGTTAAAGCGTCTGATGTTCACTTGGCTGTTGAATCATATCGATTATTAGCCAAAGAAATTATCCAACCTTTGCATCTTGGTATTACTGAAGCTGGTGCTTTTCGTGCCGGAGCGGTGAAATCTGCAATCGGTTTGGGCATGTTACTCAATGACGGTATTGGTGATACGTTACGCGTTTCATTAGCAGCAGATCCGGTTGAAGAGGTCAAAGTCGGTTTTGATATTTTAAAATCACTGCGAATTCGCAGCCGCGGCATTAACTTTATTGCTTGTCCGAGTTGTTCGCGTCAAGAATTTGATGTGATTGCGACGGTTAATGCATTGGAACAACGATTAGAAGATATTGTGATGCCAATGGATGTATCTATTATCGGTTGTGTTGTGAATGGACCTGGCGAAGCATTAATTTCTGATATTGGTTTAACCGGCGGCAAAAATATGAGTGGTTTTTACGAAGACGGTATTAGAAAAAAAGAGCGGTTAATCAATACCAACTTAGTTGATGCGCTAGAAGCAAAAATTCGCACGAGAGTCGCTAACGAACAATTGAAAATCGACATTGCGCAAATTTAA